The following is a genomic window from Rhodobium gokarnense.
TCAGCGACCTGGCGCCCCTCGCCGGCCTCCAAAACCTCCAAACGGTCAATTGCGGCCGCACACAGGTCAGCGACCTGGCGCCCCTCGCCGGCCTCCAAAACCTCCAAACGGTCAATTGCGGCCGCACACAGGTCAGCGACCTGGCGCCCCTCGCCGGCCTCGAGAACCTCCAAACGGTCTATTGCTGGTCCACACAGGTCAGCGACCTGACGCCCCTCGCCGGCCTCCAAAACCTCCAAACGGTCTATTGCTGGTCCACACAGGTCAGCGACCTGGCGCCCCTCGCCGGCCTCGAAAACCTCCAAACGGTCGACTGCGGCCGCACACAGGTCAGCGACCTGGCGCCCCTCGCCGGCCTCGAGAACCTCCAAACGGTCAATTGCTGGTCCACACAGGTCAGCGACCTGGCGCCCCTCGTCGGCCTCGAAAACCTCCAAACGGTCAATTGCGGCCGCACACAGGTCAGCGACCTGGCGCCCCTCGCCGGCCTCCAAAACCTCCAAACGGTCTATTGCAGCGACACACAGGTCAGCGACCTGGCGCCCCTCGCCGGCCTCCAAAACCTCCAAGAGATCGATTGCAGCGACACACAGGTCAGCGACCTGGCGCCCCTCGCCGGCCTCGAAAACCTCCAAACGGTCAATTGCAGCGGCTGCCACCTTTCAGACGACTTCGAAACACTTTGGTTTCGACCATCTCTCTCAACGGCAACCCTGTGGAATACAACGTTGCCAAGTGTGCCGGCGGAAGTGCTTTCGCAGTACTATGGCGACAACTGCCTGGCCCGACTGCGCTCCCATTTTCGCGACCTTGGCGAGGGCCGCGAAACCATCGGTGACGTCAAGGTCATGATTCTCGGCAACGGCCGCGTCGGCAAGACAAAAATCTGTCGGCGGTTGAGCGGACAGGACTTTGGCGATCGCAAGGAACCTTCGACGCACGGCATTCGCATATTGTCTGCCCCGCTGCCGCATACCGGCAAGGAGAACCAGCCTGCTAGAAAAATGCAAATCTGGGATTTTGGCGGCCAGGACATCTATCACGGCACCCATGCGCTGTTCATGAAGAGCCGCGCCATATTCCCGCTGGTCTGGACGACAAAATCGGAAGGATCAATCGAGCACGAATATGGCGGGATGCGCTTTGCCAATCAACCTTTGGCATATTGGCTGAGCTATGTTCGCCAATTCGGCGGCACGACCTCGCCACTCATTATCATACAGAACCAGTGCGACGGCCCCCGCGACGAGGTTCTGGAACCTCCATTGCCTGCTGAAAACCGGTCCGATTTTCCGTTTTGCAAGCATGTCCACTACAGCGCACTCAAAGATCTAGGAAGGGCGTCGCTGGACGACGCCATCATTGAGGCGATCAAATGGCTTGACCAGACGCGAGGGGTCGACGTTATCGGGGCGGGCCGGGCGACGGTCAAACGGCAATTGGAGGAAATGCACCGGGCCGATACGGAGCTGCCGGTGAACGAACGCCGGAATCAGGTACTCAGCAAAGCCCAGTTCAGAACGCTATGCGTTGAGGCTGGTGGGATTTCCGATCAGGACTTGCTGCTCGACTATCTCCACAACACCGGCACAGTGTTCTACCAGCGCGAATTGTTTCGCGACAGAATTATCCTCGACCAGCAATGGGCTCTGGATGCGATCTATTCGATTTTCGATCGAGAAAATGTCTACCAACGCCTGACGAGAAGTCGACATGGTCGTTTCGACCGGATCGATTTGGCATCCCTGCTGTGGGACGCTGAAGGTTATAGCATCGATGAGCAGAAGCTTTTTCTCACATTCATGGAATCCTGCGGGGTTTGCTTTCGGGTTAGCGGGAACGATCCGGACGAAGGCAGCGCCCCCGAATACATCGCCCCCGACCTTCTGCCCGAAGAGTCACCGCAGGCCGTTGCCGAGAAATGGAACGCCGACCGCCCAACGGAAGAAAAATCCTATGCCTTCGACCTGCTGCCGCCCGGACTGATGCGCGGCATCATTTCGCGGATCGGTTCGCAAGCCGGACTGTCGGGCGACTATTGGCGACATGGCGTTTATGTGTCCGAGACCCGGACAGGAAGTCGGGGCATCGTTGAAGAACGCTGCGCCGAAGGCTGGAAGGGCGACATCCGTGTTGCAGCCCAGCGAGGACAGGCCAAAACGCTGCTTGCAGCGCTCTGCGAGATCGTCGAACAGGAACAGAAGCGCTTCGGCCTGACCGCGCAAGCTAGCGAGATACGCCAGAAAGCCGAAGAGTTCGAACTCGCCTTTCAGCGTGAGGAGGCCGCTGTGCCCAAGATATTCGTCTCATATGCCTGGGGTGACGAGACCCCCGAGGGCCGCGGTCGTGACGAAGCCGTGGAAGCCCTGTGCAACGACGCCCGCGACCGGGGCATAACCGTTTATCGCGACAAAGATGAACTCCACGTCGGTGACCGCATCTCCGACTTCATGAACATGCTGTCCGCCGGCGACCGGATTTGCATTATCCTTAGCAAAAAATACTTGGAGTCGTCATTCTGCATGAAAGAGTTGTACGATATCTGGAGGAGAAGCGGGTTAAAGGACGATGACCTCCTAGAGAAGATCAGGGTGTACCGTTTGCCGTGTGCAAACATATTCACTGCGGCGGACCGTCTTCGTTGGGGTGCCCACTGGCAGCAACAATACGATGAACTCGATTCCTTGGCCAAGGAAGTCGGGCATCAACTCATGTCGGAAAAGGATTTCAATCACTATAGGCGCATGCAGCGCTTTGCCTCCGACATCGGGGAGATCCTTACTGCGGTCGCCGATGTGGTATTGCCGGCCAATATCGAAGACTACGGTAGGTACTGCTTTGAAGACATTTCCTCCAACGATTCGGACGCCAATACTGGATCCGATTAGGAAATTGATTTCTAAAGTATTTCCGATTTTGGTGAGCCCCTACTCCTTCTTATCCTCAATGTAACTCAGCGGCAGGGCCGTCGTATACTTGATCTGCTCCATGGCGAACGACGAGGAGACGTCGGCGATGTCGATTTTGGCGATGAGGCGTTTGTAGAAGGCGTCGTAGGCTTCGATGTCGGGGACGACGACGCGGAGCATGTAGTCGACCTGGCCGCTCATGCGGTAGAACTCGACGACCTCCGGGAACTCGCTGATCAGTTCGGCAAAGCGCGACAGCCAGTCCTCCGTGTGCTTGTCGGTGGTGATGGCGACGAACACCGTCACCTTGGCGTTGACCTTCTTCGGGTCCAGCACGGCGACGCGGCCCTGGATCACGCCCTCCTCCTCCATCCGCTGGATGCGGCGCCAGCACGGCGTCGTCGAGAGGCCCACCCTTCGGCCGATCTCGGCGACGGGCACGGTGCAGTCCTTTTGCAGGATGGACAGGATCTTGCGGTCGACGCGGTCGATCATCGGCTTCACTCCGGTAAAACCATTTTCCTCTATTACCCCCTATTTCTCTCCATATTTGCTCAAACAGGCTATCGCAAGCGGAAAATTAGATTTTTCTTCTAATTTCGGCGCGTGGCGGCCTTGAGTTGGGCGCGCGAACGGCTACCTTTCAACCCAACGACGAAGGTCGGCCGAGAGCGCTCCCAGCGCCCGCCGCCAAGGAGACCGAACAATGGCCAAA
Proteins encoded in this region:
- a CDS encoding leucine-rich repeat domain-containing protein, which translates into the protein SDLAPLAGLQNLQTVNCGRTQVSDLAPLAGLQNLQTVNCGRTQVSDLAPLAGLENLQTVYCWSTQVSDLTPLAGLQNLQTVYCWSTQVSDLAPLAGLENLQTVDCGRTQVSDLAPLAGLENLQTVNCWSTQVSDLAPLVGLENLQTVNCGRTQVSDLAPLAGLQNLQTVYCSDTQVSDLAPLAGLQNLQEIDCSDTQVSDLAPLAGLENLQTVNCSGCHLSDDFETLWFRPSLSTATLWNTTLPSVPAEVLSQYYGDNCLARLRSHFRDLGEGRETIGDVKVMILGNGRVGKTKICRRLSGQDFGDRKEPSTHGIRILSAPLPHTGKENQPARKMQIWDFGGQDIYHGTHALFMKSRAIFPLVWTTKSEGSIEHEYGGMRFANQPLAYWLSYVRQFGGTTSPLIIIQNQCDGPRDEVLEPPLPAENRSDFPFCKHVHYSALKDLGRASLDDAIIEAIKWLDQTRGVDVIGAGRATVKRQLEEMHRADTELPVNERRNQVLSKAQFRTLCVEAGGISDQDLLLDYLHNTGTVFYQRELFRDRIILDQQWALDAIYSIFDRENVYQRLTRSRHGRFDRIDLASLLWDAEGYSIDEQKLFLTFMESCGVCFRVSGNDPDEGSAPEYIAPDLLPEESPQAVAEKWNADRPTEEKSYAFDLLPPGLMRGIISRIGSQAGLSGDYWRHGVYVSETRTGSRGIVEERCAEGWKGDIRVAAQRGQAKTLLAALCEIVEQEQKRFGLTAQASEIRQKAEEFELAFQREEAAVPKIFVSYAWGDETPEGRGRDEAVEALCNDARDRGITVYRDKDELHVGDRISDFMNMLSAGDRICIILSKKYLESSFCMKELYDIWRRSGLKDDDLLEKIRVYRLPCANIFTAADRLRWGAHWQQQYDELDSLAKEVGHQLMSEKDFNHYRRMQRFASDIGEILTAVADVVLPANIEDYGRYCFEDISSNDSDANTGSD
- a CDS encoding Lrp/AsnC family transcriptional regulator; amino-acid sequence: MIDRVDRKILSILQKDCTVPVAEIGRRVGLSTTPCWRRIQRMEEEGVIQGRVAVLDPKKVNAKVTVFVAITTDKHTEDWLSRFAELISEFPEVVEFYRMSGQVDYMLRVVVPDIEAYDAFYKRLIAKIDIADVSSSFAMEQIKYTTALPLSYIEDKKE